Part of the Streptomyces sp. HSG2 genome, ATGCGCGAGGCGCTGCGCGAACGCGGAGTGCTCGGCACGTCGGTGCTGTGGTTCGAGCGGGATCACGAGGGCGACGGCGGACCACTTCACCCGGTCCGCTGGCGCGCGGACACGCTGGCCGCCGCCACCACGCACGATCTGCCTCCGGTCGCCTCCCGCCTCACCGGCGGCCATGTCGAGCTGCGTGCGGGGCTCGGGCTGCTGGACCGCTCGGTCGAGACGGAACGGGCGGCGGCGGAGGCCGACACCCGGGAGTGGGTCGCGCTCTTCTCCGAACTCGGCCTCCTGCCCGAGGCGGAGAGCGGCTCCCTCTCGGAGGAGGCCGCCATCCGGGCCGTCTACCGGTGCCTGTTGGCCACCCCCGCCCGTTTGGTCGGCATCTGGCTGCCCGACGCGATCGGCGACCGCCGGCCGCAGAACCTGCCCGGCACCCGCGACCAGTACCCGAACTGGCGGCTCCCGATCGCCGACGCCTCGGGCCGGCCGGTCACCTTGGAGGAGCTGGCCGAATCGCCTCGGTTGCACGCGCTGCTGGAGGCGGTCCGGGCCGGCACGGGCCGCTGACCGGGGCGCGTCGGCGTGGATCGGCGTCGACCGCGTGGCGGCGCGGGCGGCCCGCCGCGCGGTCGGGGTGCCCCACCGCCCCGGCGGGAGGTGTGGCGGTGGGGCACCCCGAGCGCGCGCGGCCCCCGAGCGTTCGCTACCTTGTGGACCGTGGACAACTTGTGGACCGTGGAGAAGAAGAACGCCCTGCGCGCCGGCGTCCTGGGCGCCGGTACGACGCTGATGCTGCTGCTCGTGTCGTCCCCCGCGTCGGCACTGACCCGCGACGACGGCGACGACCCCGGCCCCGGCCTGAGCGTCGTCGAGACGCTGGGGTTGTTCGTCTTCACCCCGATCGTCCTCTTCCTGGTCATCGCCGGCATCACCATGGCCCTGGACCGGTCCAAGCCCGAGCACCTGGTCAAGGCCCGCCCCTCCGGGGCCGAGGCCGCCGCGGCGGACACCAAGTCCTGACGGCGCGCGTCGCACCGTCTGGTCCCGTTCGCGTCGTGGCAGGCGCCGGTGACCGTGCCGACCGGCAGGGGCGGGTACGTGGCGATGGGTCGGTGCCTCCCTCGCTGTCGGGGCGGGACGCGGCCGCGGAAGTCGCCGATCGGGGCGTTTCGGTGTAGCGGCCCGGACGACGTGTGGTCGCGGTGCCGGTGCCTTCGGTGGAAGGCGGGCGGGTCCCCTCCGGGGGCCTGGCGGGCAGGGGACGGCGGCGGGGGCGTGGCTCGGACCCGGCACGAGCCGGTGTCCCGGCCCGGTCAGGGGCTCGGCGCCGTTAGATAGCGCTGGAGCGTGGGGGCCAGCCACGCCACGATCTCCTCGGGGGGCATGGCCGCGGCCGGCGGAAGACGCAGCACATACCGGGTCAGGGCGAGCCCGAGCAGTTGGGAGGCGGCCAACGCGGCCCGCGTCGGTACCTGCTCGGGGTCCGGGCAGATCCGGGCGACCAGGGGCAGCAGTTGGTCTCTGAACACGCCCTGGGTGCGCTCGGCCCCCGCCTGATTCGCGGCGGCGACCCTCAGGAGGGCCGTCGGGACCTCGTTCTCCTCCCAGAGGTCGAGGAAGTGGCGCACCAGGGCCTCTCCGACGGTGTCGCGGGGCAGGGTCGAGGGGTCGGGGAGACCGAGGTCCACGGTGGCCGCCGCCGCGAACAGGCCCTCCTTGCTGCCGTAGTAGCGCATCACCATCGAGGGGTCGATGCGGGCGTCCCGGGCGACGGCCCTGATGGTGGTCCGTTCGTATCCGTCCAAGGCGAAGCGCTCGCGCGCGGCTTCGAGAATGGCGGCTCGGGTGGTGTCCGAGCGCCGAGAGGTCGGTGGGGGCATGCCGCCAGAATATGTCAACGTTCGTTGGCCGGAATTCGTCGGTGAGTCCCCTCGGTGTCTGCTTTCCGGCCTCCGGTCCGCGATGTCAACACGCGTTTGCCAACACATGTTGACGTCCCTTCGTGCCCGCCCTAGCCTGGCAACAGGCTCCGGCTCGACTGTCGCCCCGTGTGGGCGGTCGGACGAGGCGGACGGGTCCGCCGGCCCACGCTTGTCGTTCCACGCTCGTCGGCCCACCGTTCTCCGCTCCGGCGCGGGCCCCGCCGGTGCGACCGACCCACCGGAGGAGACCCATGAACGAGACGCTCGACGACGGCCCTCGCCCCTCCGTCGTTGTCGTGGGCTCCGGCCCGACCGGTCTGTTGCTGGCGGGAGACCTGGCCGACGCCGGCATCCCCGTCACCGTCGTCGAGAAGCGCCCGCCGGGGATCGACAACCTCACCCGTGCCTTCGCCGTGCACGCCCGCACCCTGGAACAGTTCGACGTCCGCGGCCTCCTCGACGAACTGGAGCCGATGGGGCGTCCGCTGGAGCGGCTGCGCGTCTTCGGCCGACTCACCCTCGATCTGGGCGAGCTGCCCTCCCGCCACCGCCACCTCCTCGTGGTCCCGCAGTACGAAGTGGAGCGCGCCCTGGAGCGGCGAGCCGTCGCCCGCGGAGCGGCATTCCGGTACGAGACGGAGGTGACCGGTGTCCGCCAGGACCGGGACGGCGTCACCGTCGACGTCCGTGACCCCGACGGATCCCCGGGGACGCTGCGGGCCGCCTACGTCGTCGGCGCCGACGGCCTCCGCAGTACCGTGCGCGGCTCGCTCGGCCTGCCCTTCCCCGGGCACACCGTCATCCGGTCCGTCGTCCTGGCCGACGTGCGCCTCGGCGAGGACCCCGAAGCCCTGCTGACGGTCGACGGCTCTCGTGGTGCCTTCGCGCTCCTCGTGCCGTTCGGAGACGGCTACCACCGGGTCGTGTGCTGGCACCGGGAGCGGAACGAGCCCGACGGCCGGCCGGTGAGCCTGGCCGAGGTCAGGGAGATCACCCGCCTGGCCCTCGGCCGTGACCTCGGGATACGCGACGCCCGCTGGATGTCGCGGTTCCACAGCGACGAGCGTCAGGCGCCCGCCTACCGTGTCGGTCGGGTCTTCCTCGCGGGCGACGCGGCCCACGTCCACACTCCGGCGGGGGGACAGGGCATGAACACCGGGCTCCAGGACGCGGCCAACCTGTCCTGGAAGCTGGCCGCCGTGCTTCGCGGACACGCCGCGCCCGAACTCCTCGACACCTACCAGGCCGAACGACACCCGGTGGGGCGTGCGGCGCTGCGCAGCAGCGGGGCCATCGTGCGGCTGGTGACCGCCGACCGCCCCTGGACTCGGACGGCGCGGGCCGTCGCCACCGCCGTCCTCTCTCGGGTGGGTCCCGTCCGCCGGCGGGTGATCGGTCAGATCTCCGGGATCGGCTACCGCTACCCCGCGCCCCGAGGCGCCCACCCTCTGGTCGGCGTGCGCGTCCCCGACGTGGCCCTCGCCGGTGGCGGTCGGCTCTTCGAGGCGCTGCGCGGCGGCAGGTTCGTGCTCGTCACGCCGGACGGTGGCGCGACCCCGGACCGCCCGGACGAGGGCCGACTCGCCGTGACCCGCTGGGCGGGCGACCGCCGGACGACGCTGCTGGTCAGGCCCGACGGGTACGTGGCGTGGGCCGCGACCGAGGCCGGCCCGCGCGAGATCGAGTCCGCCCTCGCCGCGCACGTCGGCTGAGCCTCGGCGGGCAGGGCGTCAAGGGTGCGTCGGTCAGGCGACCGCGGCCTCCACCGCCAGGACGGTGACGATGGCCACCCACGCGCACACACCGAGGGCGGCCGAGAGGGCGGCGCCTACGGGCATGCCCCGCTCAGGCGTCTTCCCCGTGTCGGTCTCCCGCAGGAACGGGTCGGCGGAGGCGTCGGCGACGCCGAGGAGCGCGTACTCGGTCATGATGGACGTTCTCCCTGGTCAAGAGATGGGCCTCGACCATCGAGCCTCGCAGAGTGGCCGGCGACGTCGCGTCCCCCCGCCGGCCCGAGAGTCGGGGGGACGCGCCTCCGCCACTCGGTGGAGGGGGCCACCCGGCGAACTCCGCGCGTGGCCACCGGGCGCCCGGCGGTTCGCCGGACGCCCGCGCTCGGTCGGTCAGTGGGCCGCCGCGTCCGCGGCGCGGGCCCGCAGCGCCCGCTCGACGCCGGACCGGGACTCCGACACCAGGCGCCGCAGGGCCGCGCTCGGCTCGGCCTCCGAAAGCCAGGCGTCCGTCCGCTCCAGGGTGTCCCGGGACACCTGGACCGCGGGGTAGAGGCCGATGGCGATCTGCTGGGCCATCTCGTGCGAGCGGGTCTCCCACGCGCCCTTGAGCACCTCGAAGTACCGCTCGGTGTAGGGGGCGAGCAGCTCCCGCTGGTCGGTCTGGACAAACCCCGCGATCACCGCCGCCTGCACGGCGTTCGGCAGCTTGTCCGACTCGACCACCGAGGCCCAGGCCTCCGCCTTCGCTTCCGCCGTCGGCCGCGCCGCGCGCGCGGTGGCGGCGTGCCGGTCGCCCGCCGCGGTCCGGTCCCGGGCGTGCTCGGCGTCGATCTCCGTCTCGGCGAACCGACCCGTCGCCGCCAGCCGTTGGACGAACGCCCAGCGCAGCTCGGTGTCGACGGCCAGACCCTCGATCTCCCCAGAGCCGTCCAACAGACCCCGCAGGAGGTCGAGCTGCTCCGACGTCCGGGCGGTCTCGGCGAACGCGCGCGCCCAGGCCAGTTGGTGGTCGCCGCCCGGGGTCGCCGTGTGGAGGTGGTCTAGCGTGGCCTCCGTCCAGCGGGTGAGCAGTTCCTCCCGGGCGGTCGGGGCCGCGTAGAGGTCGATCGCGAGTTTCACCTGGCGTTGCAGCGACTGCACCACGCCGATGTCCGACTCCTTGGCGATGCCGGACAGCACCAGGGAGAGGTAGTCCCGAGCGGGTAGCTCCGCGTCGCGCGTCATGTCCCAGGCGGACGCCCAGCACAGGGCACGGGGCAGGGACTGCTCGAAGTCGCCCAGGCGCGCGGTGACGAAGGCCAGGGACTCCTCGTCGAGCCGGACCTTGGCGTAGGAGAGGTCGTCGTCGTTCAGCAGCACGACCGCCGGGCGCTTGGCGCCGACGAGCTGAGGCACGTCCGTCAACTCGCCGTCCACGTCCAGCTCCACGCGCTCGCCACGCACCAGCTTTCCTGACGCGTCCGGCTCGTAGCAGCCGATGGCGATGCGATGCGGGCGCAACGTCGGCTCGCCCGTGGCGCCCGCCGGCAGCGCGGGGGCCTCCTGCCGGACGGCGAAGGAGACGATGCGTCCCTCGGCGTCGACATCGACGACGGGCCGAAGGACGTTGATCCCGGCCGTCTCCAACCAGGCCCGGGACCAGGCCGACAGGTCCCGGCCAGAGGTCTCCTCCAGCGCGCCGAGCAGGTCCGTCAATCGGGTGTTGCCGAACGCGTGGCGCTCGAAGTAGGCCTGCACGCCCCGGAAGAACTCGTCCTCGCCGACGTAGGCGACCAGTTGCTTCAGGACGGAGGCGCCCTTGGCGTAGGTGATGCCGTCGAAGTTGACGAGAACGTCGTCCAGGTCGCCGATGTCCGCCATGATCGGGTGGGTGGAGGGCAACTGGTCCTGTCGGTAGGCCCAGGTCTTCATCGAGTTGGCGAACGTCGTCCAGGAGTGCGGCCACCGGGATCCGGGCGCCGCGGCCTGGCAGGCGATCGAGGTGTAGGTGGCGAACGACTCGTTCAACCAGAGGTCGTTCCACCACTCCATGGTGACCAGGTCGCCGAACCACATGTGGGCCAGCTCGTGCAGGATGGTCTCGGCGCGCACCTCGTACGCGGCGTCCGTCACCTTCGACCGGAAGATGTACTGGTCGCGGATGGTGACCGCGCCCGCGTTCTCCATCGCCCCCGCGTTGAACTCCGGCACGAACAACTGGTCGTACTTCTCGAACGGGTAGGGGTAGTGGAACTTCTCCTGGAACCAGTCGAAGCCCTGTCGGGTGACCTCGAAGATGGCGTCGGAGTCGAGGTGTTCGGCGAGCGAGGGCCGGCAGTAGATGCCGAGCGGCACGCTCTGGCCGTCCTTCTCGTAGACGCTGTGCACCGAGTGGTAGGGGCCGACGACGAGGGCGGTGATGTAGGTCGAGATCCGCGGGGTCGGCGCGAAGGCCCACACGTTGTCCCGAGGTTCCGGCGTGGGGGAGTTGGAGACGACCGTCCAGCCCTCGGGTGCCTTCACGGTGAAGCGGAAGGTCGCCTTGAGGTCGGGCTGCTCGAAGCTCGCGAACACCCGGCGGGCGTCCGGCACCTCGAACTGGGTGTACAAGTAAACCTGTTCGTCCACCGGATCGACGAACTTGTGCAGTCCCTCACCCGTGTTGGTGTACGCGCAGTCGGCGACCACCCTCAGGACGTTGCGGCCGGGCAACAGGCCCGGCAGGGCGATCCGCGCGTTGGCGAACACCTCGCCCGGCACCAGCGCGTCGCCGTTCAGAGTGACCTCGTGGACGGTGGGGGCCACCAGGTCGATGAACGACGCCGCCTCCCCGTCCGCGTCGGCGGCGACGTCGAAGCGCACCGTGGTAACGGACCGGAAGGTGTCGTCTCCCTGGGCCCCGGACAGATCCAGGTCGATCTCGTAGGAGTCGACGGTGAGCAGCTTCGCCCGCCGCCGTGCCTCTTCGCGAGTCAGGTTTGTGCCAGGCACGCGGTCATCTCCTCGTTTCGTGTGCGTCGCGTCATCCTTCCACGCCCGACGCGCCGGGCGCGATGTCCGGTTCTCGTCGGTCGGAGCCTGCCCGCTCCGAGTGCCGCCCTGGCCTCGACGGGTGGACGCGGGGAGGCCCGCCGGCCCCCGGTGACACCGGGAACGGCGGGCCTCTCACCCGAGGGTGCCGGTGCGCCGGAGGGCTAGCCGGCGCGCTCGGCCGCCACCAGCTCGGCCACCTGCACCGCGTTCAGGGCCGCCCCCTTGCGCAGGTTGTCCCCGGAGACGAAGAGGGCCAGGCCGTTGTCCACGGTCTCGTCCACGCGGATGCGGCCCACGTAGGAGGAGTCCCGACCCGCGGCGCGCAGCGGGGTGGGCACGTCGGTGACGACGACGCCCGGTGCCCCGGCGAGCAGCTCGGTGGCGCGCTCCACGCCGAGAGGTCGGGCGAAACGGGCGTGGATCTGCAGCGAGTGGCCCGTGAAGACGGGGACGCGGACGCAGGTGCCGGAGACCTTCAACTCGGGGATCCCCAGGATCTTGCGGGACTCGTGGCGGAGCTTCTGCTCCTCGTCGGTCTCGCGCAGACCGTCGTCCACCAGGGAGCCGGCCATCGGCAGCACGTTGTAGGCGATGGGCGCGACGTAGGTCTCGGGCTTGGGGAAGACGGCCGCGGATCCGTCGTGGGTGAGCTTGGGCGCGTCCTCACCGACCTTCCTGACCTGGTCGTACAGCTCGTCGACGCCGGCGAGGCCGGAACCGGAGACGGCCTGGTAGGTGGCGACGACCAGGGCTTCGAGGCCCGCCTCGGCGTGCAGCGGGCGCAGTACCGGCATCGCGGCCATCGTGGTGCAGTTCGGGTTGGCGATGATGCCCTTGGGGCGATCGGCGACCGCGTGCGGGTTCACCTCGGAGACCACCAGCGGCACCTCCGGGTGGCGCCGCCAGGCCGAGGAGTTGTCGATGACGACGGCGCCCTGGGCCGCCACCTTCTCGGCGAGGGCGCGGGAGGTGGCCCCGCCCGCGGAGAACAACACGATGTCCAGTCCGGAGTAGTCGGCCGTCGCGGCGTCCTCCACCGTCACCCCGTCCAGCACGCGGCCGGCGCTCCGCGCGGACGCGAACAGCCGCAGCTCGTCGAGCGGGAAGGAACGCTCGACGAGAATCCCGCGCATGACCGTGCCGACCTGACCGGTGGCTCCGACGATTCCGACCCTCACGACGACTCCCTTTCGTGACACGCGTGCGCCCGCCGGTACCGCGCGGGCCTCTCCATCATGCGACCATCCCCGGTCCGCCTTCCACTCCTCCGCCCGGTGGGTCCGGATACCGGACGGCGCCGATCCGCCCGCACGGGCGGGTGGCGACGGTCCCGCCCGGCGGCTGTCGGAGGGACGGGGCGGCCGGTGACCCCGATCCGGGGCCGCCGCCCTGCTCTTCCGCCCGCCTGCCCCCGGGACGCCGGTCCACACCGGGTGTGAGATAAGACTCGCCCGGCGCTCCGGAGCGCACGAAGGGCGGGCCCTGTCGGCCCCGAGGGGCGGAGAGGGCCCGCCCGAGGCGGAGCGGGTCCCGACGCCCCGGCGCAACGGCCGCCGGGGCGTCGGGTAGGTCGCCGTCGATCAGGGCGACGACCTATTCGACGACCTTCTCGATGGCCACGCTGCCGGAGCCCGCGACCGTGCCGTTCTCGTTCTCCAGCCGGACCTGGCCGAAGAAGGCCCGGCCCTCCGGAGCGGCGGCCCGGACCGTGACGCCGGCCGAGACCGTCGCGGACGCGCCCGTCTCCAGCCGGAGCGGAGCGGAGTCGGCGACGGTGACCGCCCCGAGGGCCTCGGAGAAGTACACGTCCCGGTAGTCGTACTC contains:
- a CDS encoding FAD-dependent monooxygenase, producing MNETLDDGPRPSVVVVGSGPTGLLLAGDLADAGIPVTVVEKRPPGIDNLTRAFAVHARTLEQFDVRGLLDELEPMGRPLERLRVFGRLTLDLGELPSRHRHLLVVPQYEVERALERRAVARGAAFRYETEVTGVRQDRDGVTVDVRDPDGSPGTLRAAYVVGADGLRSTVRGSLGLPFPGHTVIRSVVLADVRLGEDPEALLTVDGSRGAFALLVPFGDGYHRVVCWHRERNEPDGRPVSLAEVREITRLALGRDLGIRDARWMSRFHSDERQAPAYRVGRVFLAGDAAHVHTPAGGQGMNTGLQDAANLSWKLAAVLRGHAAPELLDTYQAERHPVGRAALRSSGAIVRLVTADRPWTRTARAVATAVLSRVGPVRRRVIGQISGIGYRYPAPRGAHPLVGVRVPDVALAGGGRLFEALRGGRFVLVTPDGGATPDRPDEGRLAVTRWAGDRRTTLLVRPDGYVAWAATEAGPREIESALAAHVG
- a CDS encoding aspartate-semialdehyde dehydrogenase; amino-acid sequence: MRVGIVGATGQVGTVMRGILVERSFPLDELRLFASARSAGRVLDGVTVEDAATADYSGLDIVLFSAGGATSRALAEKVAAQGAVVIDNSSAWRRHPEVPLVVSEVNPHAVADRPKGIIANPNCTTMAAMPVLRPLHAEAGLEALVVATYQAVSGSGLAGVDELYDQVRKVGEDAPKLTHDGSAAVFPKPETYVAPIAYNVLPMAGSLVDDGLRETDEEQKLRHESRKILGIPELKVSGTCVRVPVFTGHSLQIHARFARPLGVERATELLAGAPGVVVTDVPTPLRAAGRDSSYVGRIRVDETVDNGLALFVSGDNLRKGAALNAVQVAELVAAERAG
- a CDS encoding TetR family transcriptional regulator; the protein is MPPPTSRRSDTTRAAILEAARERFALDGYERTTIRAVARDARIDPSMVMRYYGSKEGLFAAAATVDLGLPDPSTLPRDTVGEALVRHFLDLWEENEVPTALLRVAAANQAGAERTQGVFRDQLLPLVARICPDPEQVPTRAALAASQLLGLALTRYVLRLPPAAAMPPEEIVAWLAPTLQRYLTAPSP
- the pepN gene encoding aminopeptidase N, with the protein product MPGTNLTREEARRRAKLLTVDSYEIDLDLSGAQGDDTFRSVTTVRFDVAADADGEAASFIDLVAPTVHEVTLNGDALVPGEVFANARIALPGLLPGRNVLRVVADCAYTNTGEGLHKFVDPVDEQVYLYTQFEVPDARRVFASFEQPDLKATFRFTVKAPEGWTVVSNSPTPEPRDNVWAFAPTPRISTYITALVVGPYHSVHSVYEKDGQSVPLGIYCRPSLAEHLDSDAIFEVTRQGFDWFQEKFHYPYPFEKYDQLFVPEFNAGAMENAGAVTIRDQYIFRSKVTDAAYEVRAETILHELAHMWFGDLVTMEWWNDLWLNESFATYTSIACQAAAPGSRWPHSWTTFANSMKTWAYRQDQLPSTHPIMADIGDLDDVLVNFDGITYAKGASVLKQLVAYVGEDEFFRGVQAYFERHAFGNTRLTDLLGALEETSGRDLSAWSRAWLETAGINVLRPVVDVDAEGRIVSFAVRQEAPALPAGATGEPTLRPHRIAIGCYEPDASGKLVRGERVELDVDGELTDVPQLVGAKRPAVVLLNDDDLSYAKVRLDEESLAFVTARLGDFEQSLPRALCWASAWDMTRDAELPARDYLSLVLSGIAKESDIGVVQSLQRQVKLAIDLYAAPTAREELLTRWTEATLDHLHTATPGGDHQLAWARAFAETARTSEQLDLLRGLLDGSGEIEGLAVDTELRWAFVQRLAATGRFAETEIDAEHARDRTAAGDRHAATARAARPTAEAKAEAWASVVESDKLPNAVQAAVIAGFVQTDQRELLAPYTERYFEVLKGAWETRSHEMAQQIAIGLYPAVQVSRDTLERTDAWLSEAEPSAALRRLVSESRSGVERALRARAADAAAH